A single Rhopalosiphum padi isolate XX-2018 chromosome 4, ASM2088224v1, whole genome shotgun sequence DNA region contains:
- the LOC132928933 gene encoding large ribosomal subunit protein eL34, with protein sequence MGQSVVFRRRLSYNTKSNRRRMVRTPGGRLVYQYLKKPKRVPKCGNCKIKLHGIKPARAIEKSRMCKRKKTVKRAYGGVLCHSCVREKILRAFLVEEQKIVVKVLRSQKSSTKNKLKTK encoded by the exons ATGGGTCAAAGTGTAGTATTTAGGAGGCGGCTTTCGTATAACACCAAGAGTAACAGGAGGCGTAT GGTACGCACTCCCGGTGGACGGTTAGTCTATCAATACTTGAAAAAGCCAAAGCGTGTACCCAAGTGCGGTAACTGTAAAATTAAGTTACATGGTATCAAGCCGGCTAGGGCCATTGAGAAGAGTCGTATGTGCAAACGCAAGAAGACAGTAAAACGAGCATACGGTGGAGTTTTATGTCATAGTTGTGTCCGTGAAAA gatCCTCAGAGCGTTTTTGGTTGAAGAACAGAAAATTGTCGTTAAAGTTCTACGATCACAGAAGAGTTCAACTAAAAACAAGTTGAAAACCAAATGA
- the LOC132930293 gene encoding gamma-aminobutyric acid receptor-associated protein encodes MKFQYKEDNVFEKRKTEGEKIRKKYPDRVPVIVEKAPKSRIGELDKKKYLVPSDLTVGQFYFLIRKRVHLRPEDALFFFVNNVIPPTSATMGSLYNDHREEDYFLYIAYSDENVYGRV; translated from the exons ATGAAGTTCCAGTACAAAGAAGACAACGTTTTCGAGAAAAGGAAGACTGAGGGCGAGAAAATCCGGAAGAAGTATCCCGATAGGGTCCCG gtgATTGTTGAGAAGGCCCCGAAATCGCGTATTGGTGAGCTCGACAAGAAAAAGTATCTGGTACCCTCCGACCTGACAGTTGGCCAGTTCTACTTCCTCATCAGAAAACGCGTTCACTTACGTCCAGAAGACGCCCTGTTCTTTTTCGTCAACAACGTCATTCCTCCAACCAGTGCCACAATGGGATCATTATACAAT gaCCACCGCGAAGAAGATTATTTCTTGTATATCGCATATAGCGATGAAAACGTTTACGGACGAGTATAA
- the LOC132929089 gene encoding large ribosomal subunit protein eL22-like: MAPAAKQAKAAGGEKKPAAKKPQAQQPAKAKQEAPKPKAEPKTQPKKAEPVVEPKQQAKKNTKQVPKAQPAQDKKPAKEQPKKETAPASKKVAPKGSQDSKKPAPQQPSKANSKAEPAKEKPKAVKADPKAKKAEPVKAKEPEVKQTKKAQQQAAPPAKGKKEEPKKVKEEPKSKATKRPAEEVPKAVKKDKKEPVKAEKKPEPAKAAKKEPEAAKKTPAAAKKAVEKKPTTDKKPVEKKSATSAPAPAKKPLTAAVTVKKTVAPPTLKKAPGAPKKIALTKKANTVQKKPKATLRGKGAALKKKKETRKMTIDCTHPVEDSIMDVNNFEKFLQERMKYNGKTNNFGNVISLEKTKTKIIVNSDVPFTKRYLKYLTKKYLKKNNLRDWLRVVHSGPDSYELRYFQINNAEDDDEEDNAD, translated from the exons ATGGCTCCTGCTGCTAAACAG GCTAAAGCCGCTGGTGGTGAAAAAAAGCCTGCGGCCAAAAAGCCGCAGGCTCAACAACCTGCCAAGGCTAAACAAGAAGCACCTAAGCCAAAAGCTGAGCCTAAGACTCAGCCTAAAAAAGCTGAACCAGTAGTCGAACCCAAACAACAAGCTAAAAAGAACACCAAACAAGTTCCCAAAGCTCAACCTGCACAAGACAAGAAACCGGCTAAGGAACAACCTAAGAAGgaaact gcacCTGCATCAAAGAAGGTTGCACCAAAAGGAAGCCAAGACAGTAAGAAGCCTGCTCCTCAACAACCATCTAAGGCTAATTCTAAAGCTGAACCAGCTAAGGAAAAACCTAAGGCTGTCAAAGCTGATCCTAAAGCTAAAAAAGCTGAACCAGTAAAAGCTAAAGAGCCTGAAGTAAAACAAACCAAGAAGGCTCAACAACAGGCAGCACCGCCAGCTAAGGGTAAGAAAGAAGAACCAAAAAAAGTTAAAGAAGAACCCAAGAGCAAGGCTACAAAACGTCCAGCTGAAGAAGTTCCTAAAGCTGTCAAAAAAGATAAGAAAGAACCAGTTAAAGCCGAAAAGAAACCTGAACCTGCTAAAGCTGCTAAGAAAGAACCTGAAGCTGCCAAGAAAACTCCAGCTGCTGCCAAAAAAGCAGTTGAAAAAAAACCTACTACCGATAAAAAACCAGTTGAGAAAAAATCTGCCACTTCTGCTCCAGCTCCAGCCAAAAAGCCTTTGACTGCTGCTGTGACTGTTAAGAAGACGGTAGCTCCCCCCACATTAAAGAAAGCACCTGGTGCGCCTAAGAAAATTGCTTTAACAAAAAAAGCTAACACTGTACAGAAGAAACCTAAGGCAACATTGAGAGGTAAAGGAGCTGCTTTGAAAAAGAAGAAGGAAACTAGAAAAATGACAATCGATTGTACTCATCCTGTAGAAGACAGTATTATGGATGTCAATAATTTC gaaaAGTTCCTTCAGGAACGAATGAAGTATAAcggaaaaactaataattttggTAATGTTATTTcattggaaaaaacaaaaactaaaattattgtcaattcTGATGTACCTTTCACAAAGAG atacttgaaatatttaacgAAGAAATACttgaagaaaaacaatttgAGAGATTGGTTGAGGGTAGTCCATAGTGGACCAGACAGCTATGAACTCAGATACTTCCAg aTCAATAATGCTGAAGATGATGACGAAGAGGATAATGCTGATTAA
- the LOC132928268 gene encoding paired amphipathic helix protein Sin3b has protein sequence MKRHSDEHMASADTVGAYATAAATRSPPRSRPNLVTISNVVQSNFVSQAINNPNIQFNTVQPFSAPTMPVLAINEKVPGSLPGGSAMPALHTIQAQHTIQQIRQKVVPPTTIIQQQQQQQQQQQQQQQQQQTQFQRLKVEDALSYLDQVKYKFSNQPQVYNDFLDIMKEFKSQSIDTPGVITRVSNLFKGHPELIVGFNTFLPPGYKIEIKNNELGFHVSVSIPQSPAITSSQTIIHSTTQHIMSSTPIVTTPPVTLTTTPPVVIKPAGHLPAINQVNTTSVVINHHTTHNSVTPTAPTSSVHPTQIPLSVASLSQVASNIPQVSIPTTQESTNSQNQPVEFNHAINYVNKIKNRFQGQPEKYKRFLEILHTYQKEQKTHKDNVPVAEKTLTEAEVYQQVAKLFENQDDLLLEFGQFLPDAKTPDAKQAAETSIVPPKKTTVVTSAPPAIPLPPPPPIKKEHPASIPITKEIVKESSVPNVAIKRTSSFSSSQNLPPPKKPKSPFPSLGDVSYQEAYKYGTLTDFAFFDLVRKSIHNASAYDDFLRCLVLYYTEIISKSELLNLVQPFLGKYSELFRRFKDFIGTSEKSNNAAAVPTENKLCGLPHFSLLDPGSNRQDRSAGDLPTDIDYSICKRLGASYCAVPSDYLTPKCSGRTKMCYEVLNDTWVSFPTWSEESSFATSRKTQYEEYMHRCEDERFELDLVMEINLAAIYCLEELSRRFSRMTPEEISKFKLEDCSFGSDTTSMTTNRRAIKRLYGDKTSDILEGLQKNPLSAVPIVLKRLKSKNEEWKLARNTFNEIWKSQNEKYYLKSLDHQGVNFKQSDMKFLRSKSLLNEIEALYDERNEQSDTSTGPHLVFSYVDKSIIDDAANLLIHHVKRQASINKEDKQKIKSLIRRFIPDMFHHPRQELSDDERDGQNDCSNNNSPETTKASLRISEEKDLPELKITDNDKLKAPEHSSTEECYTLFYGNNNWYLFLRLHHILCDRLTQIYKKASQLLHDECIYQVTRSETAAEKLNLNPNSPILLEDYYPALLDMIKNVLDGNMDSNTYEDTLREMFGIHAYVGFTLDKVVVYAVRQLQHLVSDEYCQECYNLFIKESKKNGTGGLCSTACQRIAQEAAYQRRAESALSNDNNCYKIFIYKSNCKLTFELLDTDTDDNQDSGKWTSFDNEPLSETNDDKQEENQSPKN, from the coding sequence ATGAAACGGCATTCGGATGAACACATGGCGTCCGCGGACACTGTCGGCGCATACGCCACCGCCGCTGCGACCCGTTCACCGCCTAGGTCCAGGCCCAACCTGGTAACCATTTCCAATGTTGTCCAGTCGAATTTCGTTTCGCAGGCCATAAATAATCCAAACATACAATTCAATACCGTGCAGCCGTTCAGCGCGCCCACAATGCCGGTCCTAGCCATCAACGAAAAGGTTCCAGGTTCGCTACCTGGTGGCTCCGCCATGCCAGCCCTCCACACGATACAGGCGCAACACACTATTCAGCAGATAAGGCAAAAAGTCGTACCGCCCACGACCATAAttcaacagcaacagcagcaacagcaacagcagcaacaacagcagcagcaacagcagacTCAGTTTCAGAGGCTCAAGGTCGAAGATGCCCTGTCCTATTTGGATCaggtgaaatataaatttagtaatcAACCTCAAGTGTACAATGACTTCTTGGACATAATGAAAGAGTTCAAATCACAGAGCATAGACACCCCCGGAGTGATAACACGGGTCTCAAACCTATTCAAAGGTCATCCTGAGCTCATAGTTGGTTTCAATACGTTCCTACCTCCGggttataaaatagaaataaaaaataacgaacTTGGCTTTCATGTTTCTGTGTCGATACCTCAAAGTCCGGCAATCACATCTTCCCAGACAATAATACATTCGACAACTCAACATATAATGTCAAGTACTCCAATAGTTACTACTCCACCTGTCACTTTGACTACCACACCGCCCGTAGTAATTAAACCAGCCGGACATTTACCTGCCATAAATCAGGTCAATACTACTTCGGTTGTAATAAATCATCATACGACGCACAATAGTGTGACACCTACTGCGCCTACTAGCAGTGTTCATCCAACTCAAATACCTTTGTCTGTAGCTAGCTTAAGCCAAGTGGCATCGAATATACCTCAAGTGTCGATACCTACAACTCAAGAATCAACCAACTCACAAAATCAACCAGTTGAGTTTAATCACGCCATAAAttatgtgaataaaataaaaaatcgttttcaagGGCAAccagaaaaatataaaagatttttagaaatattacatACTTATCAAAAAGAGCAAAAAACTCATAAAGATAATGTGCCGGTGGCAGAAAAAACATTAACTGAAGCCGAAGTATATCAGCAAGTTGCCAAATTGTTTGAAAACCAAGATGATTTACTATTGGAATTTGGACAGTTTCTACCTGATGCTAAAACTCCTGATGCCAAACAAGCAGCAGAAACTAGTATAGTCCCTCCCAAGAAGACTACTGTTGTTACTAGTGCACCTCCTGCAATTCCTTTGCCACCGCCACCCCCCATTAAAAAAGAACATCCGGCCTCTATTCCAATTACTAAAGAAATTGTAAAAGAATCAAGTGTTCCAAACGTAGCTATCAAAAGAACTTCGTCATTTTCTTCCAGTCAGAATTTACCACCGCCTAAAAAACCAAAATCTCCATTTCCAAGCTTGGGAGATGTATCTTATCAAGAAGCATATAAATACGGTACATTAACagattttgcattttttgatcTCGTTAGGAAATCAATTCATAATGCTTCCGCGTATGATGATTTCTTGAGGTGCTTAGTTTTGTATTACACTGAGATCATATCGAAATCAGAACTGCTAAATTTAGTGCAGCCTTTCCTTGGAAAATACTCAGAATTATTTAGAAGATTCAAAGATTTTATTGGGACTAGTGAAAAAAGCAATAATGCTGCCGCAGTTCCAACAGAAAATAAACTTTGTGGCTTACCACATTTTTCATTGCTCGATCCTGGATCTAATCGCCAAGATAGATCTGCTGGTGATCTACCTACTGATATCGATTATAGCATCTGTAAAAGGTTAGGTGCAAGTTATTGTGCTGTACCCTCAGATTATTTAACTCCCAAATGTAGTGGTAGGACGAAAATGTGTTATGAAGTACTGAATGACACGTGGGTTTCTTTCCCTACGTGGTCTGAAGAATCATCATTTGCCACTAGTCGAAAAACTCAATATGAAGAATATATGCATAGGTGTGAAGATGAAAGATTTGAACTTGATCTCGTAATGGAAATTAATTTGGCAGCAATATATTGTTTAGAAGAACTATCAAGAAGATTTAGTAGAATGACACCTGAAGAAATATCTAAGTTTAAATTGGAAGACTGTAGTTTTGGTAGTGATACAACTTCAATGACAACTAATAGACGAGCTATTAAAAGATTATATGGTGATAAGACATCAGATATACTTGAAGGACTTCAAAAAAATCCATTATCCGCTGTTCCAATAGTTTTAAAAAGGTTAAAATCCAAAAATGAAGAATGGAAATTAGCACGAAATACTTTTAATGAAATTTGGAAAAGTCAAAATGAAAAGTACTATCTTAAATCATTAGATCATCAAGgtgttaattttaaacaaagtgATATGAAATTTCTTAGATCAAAATCGTTACTAAATGAAATTGAAGCTTTATATGATGAGCGTAATGAACAGAGTGATACTAGCACTGGACCTCATTTGGTGTTTTCATATGTCGATAAATCAATTATAGATGATGCTGCTAATTTGTTGATTCATCATGTCAAGAGACAAGCAAGTATTAATAAAgaagataaacaaaaaataaaatcgctTATTAGAAGGTTTATACCCGATATGTTTCATCATCCGAGGCAAGAGTTAAGTGACGATGAACGTGACGGTCAGAATGATTgttctaataataattcaccTGAAACAACTAAAGCATCTTTGCGGATTTCCGAAGAAAAAGATTTACCCGAGCTTAAAATAACTgacaatgataaattaaaagcaCCTGAACATTCTAGTACAGAAGAATGTTACACTTTATTTTATGgcaataataattggtatttgTTCCTCAGACTACATCATATACTATGTGATCGCCTTACTCAGATATATAAAAAAGCCTCACAATTACTTCATGACGAATGTATTTATCAGGTGACTAGATCAGAGACTGCAGCTGAAAAGCTTAATCTCAATCCCAATTCACCAATTCTGTTAGAAGACTATTATCCTGCTCTACTcgatatgattaaaaatgtccTGGATGGCAATATGGATTCAAATACATATGAAGACACGCTAAGAGAAATGTTTGGTATCCACGCATATGTAGGATTTACACTTGATAAGGTTGTTGTTTATGCTGTTCGTCAGTTGCAGCATTTAGTGTCTGATGAATACTGTCaagaatgttataatttatttataaaagaaagtAAAAAGAATGGGACAGGTGGTCTTTGCAGTACAGCATGCCAAAGAATTGCACAAGAAGCAGCATATCAACGTAGAGCTGAATCTGCCTTGAGTAACGATAACaattgctataaaatatttatatacaaatctaACTGTAAACTAACGTTTGAGTTGCTGGACACTGACACAGATGATAATCAGGACAGTGGTAAATGGACAAGTTTTGATAACGAACCACTATCTGAAACTAATGATGATAAACAAGAAGAAAACCAAAgtcctaaaaattaa
- the LOC132928269 gene encoding protein OSCP1, which produces MALQTYSILYLNLICEMIYVVAERLKTQKIQIDKSKLVLNDIIAASLNCPFLFVPTSIIDKDILDKSICCAVHSSIMRLNNSSMEKLMGLIETSVKMQMFSSNGPRQVLLVTLNHLDSIRELAGTHQLKQSVDVIQHNFYQTFEKMTNGEIMRMRYAMLNYLQDIHVKVTIFIKEGLQRYNGSFVSVGKWVIPYGCEAPGVIRVFNKNSTLIDISTFHPISFYKVETEIGSIKPNSPRITTLGLSIFNINKNINQSLEETSDPLFNGQTSRDGYKQEMDLFVTQLMGSDNDNEEIDNLDLEILETPLNLNESKIEEKMSEHNILDFSQITSNLSLQNIRAEMDDSVSRQTEDLLKMMQLLDLE; this is translated from the exons atggctTTACAGACGTattcgattttatatttaaatttaatatgtgaaATGATTTATGTAGTGGCAGAAAGATTAAAAACACAAAAGATTCAAATAGATAAATctaaattag TTCTTAATGACATAATTGCTGCCTCGCTTAACTgtccatttttatttgtaccaaCATCTATCATTGACAaagatattttagataaaagtaTATGTTGTGCGGTTCATTCTTCAATTATGCGACTTAATAATtctagtatggaaaaattaatGGGTTTGATAGAAACCTCTGTTAAAATGCAAATGTTCTCAAGTAATGGTCCGAGGCAAGTATTACTAGTAACATTGAATCATTTAGATTCTATCCGTGAATTGGCAGGCACTCATCAATTGAAACAAAGTGTAGATGTCattcaacataatttttatcaa ACCTTTGAGAAAATGACAAATGGAGAAATAATGAGAATGCGTTACGCAATGTTGAACTATTTGCAAGATATACATGTCAAAGTTACCATATTTATTAAAGAAGGTTTACAGCGATATAATGGGTCATTTGTTTCAGTAGGAAAATGGGTGATACCATAtg GATGTGAAGCTCCAGGTGTTATAAgagtattcaataaaaatagtacTCTTATTGACATCAGTACATTTCATccaatatcattttataaagtGGAAACCGAAATAGGTTCAATTAAGCCTAATAGTCCTCGTATCACAACTCTTGGGCTTTCAAt atttaatattaataaaaatattaatcaatcatTAGAAGAAACGTCAGATCCATTATTTAATGGCCAAACTAGTCGTGATGGATATAAACAAGAGATGGATCTTTTTGTTACACAACTTATGGGAagtgataatgataatgaagAAATAGATAATTTGGATCTAGAAATATTAGAAActccattaaatttaaatgaaag caaaatagaagaaaaaatgtcagaacacaatattttagatttcagTCAAATTACTAGCAATTTgtctttacaaaatataagaGCCGAAATGGATGATTCGGTTTCAAGACAAACAGAAGATTTACTAAAGATGATGCAGTTATTAGATTTAGAATAA
- the LOC132928270 gene encoding protein aveugle codes for MILEDNQNVIKPRNSRAARPKVVYQWTVQDVQKWFRRHCYDYYVLYGEKFLQHEIIGRALIRINENQLYRMGIINPDHSQEICREILKLRLKTYILEFRDLERNNLYD; via the exons ATGATTTTAGAAGATAACCAAAATGTCATCAAACCAagg AATAGTCGAGCAGCTCGGCCCAAAGTTGTTTATCAATGGACTGTACAAGATGTTCAAAAATGGTTTCGCCGTCATTGCtatgattattatgttttatatggaGAAAAATTCTTGCAG catGAAATAATTGGACGTGCTttaataagaattaatgaaAATCAACTGTATCGTATGGGCATTATAAATCCAGATCATAGTCAAGAAATTTGTCGTGAAATACTTAAACTACgacttaaaacttatattttagaatttagagATCTGGAACGAAACAATCTTTATGATTAA